From a region of the Streptococcus ruminantium genome:
- the ypfJ gene encoding KPN_02809 family neutral zinc metallopeptidase: MKTDDLRKSSNIEDRREQPSTGKSYSTGSSGGNALLGLLFSRLGWRGKLVVLVLLVAFGGLSNLGGLLSPSTGSNPYQSSQVSTTGTTFSDQDATFMSKVLASTEDFWTQEFKKNGLNYKAPTLVFYTNQTRTGCGLGSAQAGPFYCGADRKIYIDTSFYQELSRKYKASGDFAMAYVIAHEVGHHVQNELNILSAYHQKRATVSTKEANALTVRLELQADYYAGAWAKYVDGQGLLDAGDIDEAMNAAHAVGDDTLQKESYGHTVPDSFTHGTSEQRKRWFYRGYTYGDLAHGDTFSVPNP; this comes from the coding sequence ATGAAAACAGATGATTTGAGAAAAAGTTCCAATATCGAAGATCGTAGAGAGCAACCCAGTACCGGGAAATCTTACTCGACTGGTTCTTCAGGTGGAAATGCGTTATTAGGTCTACTCTTTTCTCGTCTCGGGTGGAGAGGAAAGTTAGTCGTCCTTGTCCTACTAGTAGCCTTTGGCGGTCTATCCAACCTTGGGGGACTACTATCTCCATCAACGGGAAGCAATCCTTATCAATCTAGTCAAGTATCAACTACTGGTACCACGTTTTCTGACCAAGATGCCACCTTTATGAGTAAAGTTCTTGCCTCTACGGAAGATTTTTGGACACAGGAATTTAAGAAGAATGGATTGAACTACAAAGCACCAACACTCGTTTTCTACACGAATCAAACCAGAACCGGTTGTGGTCTTGGTTCTGCTCAAGCTGGACCGTTCTACTGTGGAGCAGACCGAAAAATCTATATTGACACTTCCTTCTATCAGGAATTATCACGTAAATATAAGGCTTCTGGTGACTTTGCAATGGCTTATGTCATTGCTCATGAAGTCGGTCACCATGTACAAAATGAATTGAACATCCTTAGTGCCTATCACCAGAAACGAGCTACAGTATCAACCAAAGAGGCCAATGCACTCACTGTCCGTCTAGAATTACAAGCAGACTACTATGCAGGGGCCTGGGCTAAATATGTTGATGGCCAAGGGCTACTAGACGCAGGAGACATTGACGAAGCCATGAATGCTGCCCACGCTGTTGGTGATGATACTCTTCAAAAAGAATCTTACGGCCATACCGTTCCAGATAGCTTCACCCATGGTACCTCCGAACAACGCAAGCGCTGGTTTTATCGAGGCTATACCTATGGTGACTTAGCACATGGTGACACCTTCTCTGTGCCAAATCCGTAA
- the xseA gene encoding exodeoxyribonuclease VII large subunit, translating into MVEYLSVSHLTKYLKLKFDRDPYLERVYLTGQVSNFRKRPTHQYFSLKDDKAVIQATVWAGVYKGLGFDLEEGMKVNVVGRVQLYEPSGSYSIVIEKAEPDGIGALAIKFEQLKQSLTQEGVFKQEFKQALPRFTKKIGVITSPSGAVIQDIITTVKRRFPGVEIVLYPTKVQGEGAAQEVVANIQRANERGDLDVLIVGRGGGSIEDLWAFNEEVVVRAIFESRIPIISSVGHETDTTLADFVADRRAATPTAAAEMATPITKADLLGYLGQQENRAYQAMTNRIKFRRSQLEKICQSVIFRQPERLYDGYLQKLDRLSHQLQMRTKEVFHQQKQASLLLNQRLRGVQLRQKVAVFQEKIRQQERLLKSNMANIYDNKMSRADKLIEALTMLDTSRIIARGYAIVIQNGCVLDSVETIKTGESAIIQMKDGQLNVEVNHVQKNEDI; encoded by the coding sequence ATGGTTGAATATTTATCGGTTAGTCATCTAACGAAGTATTTGAAATTAAAATTTGACCGAGATCCCTATTTAGAGAGGGTGTACTTGACAGGGCAAGTATCCAATTTCCGCAAGCGGCCGACCCATCAATACTTTTCGCTCAAGGATGATAAGGCGGTTATTCAGGCTACTGTGTGGGCTGGAGTTTACAAGGGATTGGGTTTTGACTTAGAAGAAGGAATGAAGGTCAATGTTGTTGGTCGTGTTCAACTCTACGAGCCGAGCGGATCTTACTCCATTGTGATTGAAAAAGCTGAGCCAGACGGTATCGGTGCCTTAGCAATTAAGTTTGAGCAGCTCAAGCAGTCCTTGACACAGGAAGGGGTGTTTAAGCAAGAATTTAAGCAAGCTCTGCCTCGATTTACAAAGAAAATTGGAGTTATTACCAGTCCAAGTGGTGCAGTCATTCAAGATATTATCACAACGGTCAAACGTCGTTTTCCGGGGGTAGAAATTGTTCTTTATCCGACCAAGGTGCAAGGAGAAGGAGCAGCCCAAGAGGTTGTTGCAAATATCCAAAGAGCTAATGAACGCGGTGACTTGGATGTACTCATCGTTGGTCGTGGAGGAGGTTCTATTGAGGACCTTTGGGCTTTCAATGAGGAAGTGGTGGTTCGAGCTATTTTTGAATCCCGCATTCCTATTATCTCTAGTGTGGGGCATGAAACGGATACGACCTTAGCAGACTTTGTGGCAGATAGGCGGGCAGCAACACCGACTGCTGCGGCAGAAATGGCTACTCCGATTACAAAGGCAGATTTGTTGGGCTATTTAGGTCAACAGGAAAATCGAGCTTATCAAGCTATGACGAATCGGATAAAATTTCGGAGAAGTCAGTTGGAAAAGATTTGTCAATCGGTTATCTTTCGTCAACCAGAGCGACTCTATGATGGCTATTTGCAGAAATTGGATCGTCTAAGCCATCAACTTCAGATGCGGACGAAGGAAGTATTTCATCAGCAAAAGCAAGCGAGCCTCTTGTTGAACCAACGCTTACGGGGCGTACAACTAAGGCAAAAAGTAGCGGTTTTTCAGGAGAAAATTCGTCAGCAAGAACGGCTGCTGAAAAGCAATATGGCCAATATTTATGATAATAAAATGTCCAGAGCAGACAAGTTGATTGAAGCCTTGACCATGCTGGATACCAGTCGGATTATTGCTCGTGGTTATGCCATTGTCATACAAAATGGCTGTGTGTTAGATAGTGTGGAAACAATTAAAACAGGTGAGAGTGCAATCATCCAAATGAAGGATGGACAGTTGAATGTGGAGGTAAATCATGTCCAAAAAAACGAAGACATTTGA
- a CDS encoding exodeoxyribonuclease VII small subunit codes for MSKKTKTFEENLAELEEIVTKLEQGDVALEEALAEFQKGMVLSKDLQKTLAEAEKTLVKVMQADGTETELA; via the coding sequence ATGTCCAAAAAAACGAAGACATTTGAAGAAAATTTAGCAGAACTGGAAGAAATCGTGACCAAATTGGAGCAGGGGGATGTGGCTTTGGAAGAAGCGCTAGCCGAGTTTCAAAAAGGAATGGTTCTATCAAAAGACCTACAAAAAACATTGGCCGAAGCAGAAAAAACGTTGGTAAAAGTTATGCAAGCGGATGGCACCGAAACGGAGTTGGCATAA
- a CDS encoding polyprenyl synthetase family protein: MVADKLHLLEKTMAAFYQPQLAEQLNQSVLYSLQAGGKRIRPLLLLTILEAFGVELLPAHYQVAACVELIHTGSLIHDDLPAMDNDDYRRGCLTNHKVYGEAIAILAGDSLFLDAFGFLAQVDLPDVILVSLIKELSQASGTFGMVAGQALDMAGEGQSLSLEQLQAIHANKTGKLLAFPFVAAGLIAEKNGQVLQHLRQIGQLVGLAFQVRDDILDVTATFEEIGKTPQKDLLVEKSTYPALLGLEPSKVFLEETLNQAVSELDKVANLVPFSTEKIKEMIESLRINA, encoded by the coding sequence ATGGTTGCAGATAAATTGCACCTTTTAGAGAAGACTATGGCAGCCTTTTATCAACCTCAATTGGCTGAGCAGCTTAATCAGTCGGTTCTCTATTCGCTTCAAGCGGGAGGAAAGCGGATTCGTCCTTTGCTTTTGCTGACCATTTTAGAAGCCTTTGGTGTAGAATTGCTACCCGCTCACTATCAGGTGGCAGCCTGTGTGGAGCTGATTCATACAGGTAGTCTTATCCACGATGATCTTCCTGCTATGGACAATGATGATTATCGGCGTGGCTGTCTGACCAACCATAAAGTCTATGGTGAGGCAATAGCAATCTTAGCTGGTGATAGTCTGTTTTTAGATGCATTTGGTTTTCTAGCACAGGTAGATTTGCCGGATGTAATCCTTGTCTCCCTTATCAAGGAACTATCCCAGGCTTCAGGAACTTTCGGAATGGTTGCAGGGCAGGCCTTGGATATGGCTGGTGAAGGTCAGAGTTTATCGTTGGAACAATTACAGGCAATCCATGCCAATAAAACGGGTAAATTGCTGGCTTTTCCATTTGTTGCAGCGGGATTGATTGCAGAAAAAAATGGGCAAGTGTTGCAGCATTTGCGCCAGATAGGTCAATTAGTTGGTTTAGCTTTTCAGGTGCGGGATGATATTTTGGATGTGACAGCAACTTTTGAGGAGATTGGTAAGACACCTCAGAAAGATTTGTTGGTGGAAAAATCCACCTACCCAGCCTTACTGGGCTTAGAACCTTCAAAAGTTTTTCTAGAAGAAACTCTGAACCAAGCAGTTAGTGAGCTAGATAAGGTGGCAAATCTGGTTCCATTTTCAACCGAAAAAATAAAAGAAATGATAGAAAGTTTACGGATCAATGCCTAA
- a CDS encoding TlyA family RNA methyltransferase, with the protein MPKERVDVLAFKQGLFETREQAKRGVMAGLVISVVNGERYDKPGEKIDEGVELKLKGEKLKYVSRGGLKLEKALQVFSISVEGQTTIDIGASTGGFTDVMLQSGAKQVYAVDVGTNQLAWKLRQDERVISMEQYNFRYAELKDFSAGQPSFASIDVSFISLSLILPTLHGILMDGGQVVALVKPQFEAGREQIGKNGIVKDKAVHLKVLEYVAVIAVENGFSVKAFSFSPVQGGHGNIEFLAHLEKSPQPSQIEKQKLIDTVYQAHKEFKKDE; encoded by the coding sequence ATGCCTAAGGAAAGAGTAGATGTATTGGCTTTTAAACAAGGACTTTTTGAGACTAGAGAGCAGGCCAAGCGCGGTGTAATGGCAGGTTTGGTCATTTCTGTTGTAAATGGCGAACGCTATGACAAGCCGGGTGAAAAGATTGATGAAGGAGTTGAACTCAAACTAAAAGGAGAAAAACTCAAGTATGTTAGTCGTGGTGGTCTAAAATTGGAAAAAGCCTTGCAGGTATTTAGCATTTCAGTTGAAGGGCAGACAACGATTGACATTGGTGCATCAACCGGTGGATTTACAGATGTTATGTTGCAATCTGGTGCTAAGCAGGTCTATGCTGTTGATGTAGGAACCAATCAGCTCGCTTGGAAATTGCGTCAAGATGAACGCGTCATCAGCATGGAGCAGTATAATTTTCGGTATGCTGAGCTGAAAGATTTTTCTGCTGGTCAACCTAGTTTTGCTTCAATTGATGTTAGTTTTATTTCGTTGAGTCTTATTTTACCAACCTTACACGGAATCTTGATGGACGGTGGTCAAGTCGTTGCTTTGGTAAAACCGCAGTTTGAGGCAGGGCGTGAGCAGATTGGTAAGAATGGAATTGTCAAAGATAAGGCTGTTCACTTGAAAGTTTTGGAATATGTAGCAGTCATAGCAGTTGAAAACGGCTTTTCAGTCAAAGCGTTCAGCTTTTCGCCAGTCCAAGGTGGACATGGCAATATCGAATTTTTAGCTCATTTAGAAAAATCACCTCAGCCCAGTCAGATTGAAAAACAAAAACTAATAGATACAGTTTATCAAGCGCATAAGGAATTTAAAAAAGATGAATAA
- a CDS encoding arginine repressor, which translates to MNKRERLEIIKDLVVRFPIDRQEEIVERLEAMGVTATQATVSRDIKELGIIKIPSADKGYIYGLPKTGRVKAKTQNVLDVSVMDKMIHLRLVPGSSAVVKRQIWEQFQTHIFSIIADDDSILLIVAEEQIVPQIERTVRRW; encoded by the coding sequence ATGAATAAACGAGAACGCTTAGAAATAATTAAGGATTTAGTGGTTCGCTTTCCCATTGATAGACAAGAAGAGATTGTTGAACGCTTGGAGGCAATGGGAGTCACTGCGACACAGGCAACGGTTTCACGTGATATTAAGGAGTTGGGGATTATTAAAATTCCATCAGCAGATAAGGGATATATTTACGGTTTGCCAAAGACAGGGCGTGTTAAAGCCAAAACACAGAATGTTTTGGACGTATCGGTGATGGACAAGATGATTCATCTCCGTCTGGTTCCAGGGAGTTCGGCAGTTGTAAAGCGTCAGATTTGGGAACAGTTTCAGACGCATATTTTTTCCATCATTGCTGACGATGATAGTATCTTGCTCATCGTTGCAGAAGAGCAGATTGTTCCGCAGATAGAGCGAACCGTTAGAAGGTGGTAA